A window of Anaerolineae bacterium contains these coding sequences:
- a CDS encoding cation-transporting P-type ATPase — MQTLLGKHWYHLPATEVLELLESDAQKGLDIFEVQHRQHRFGPNVLTPKRGRNPLMQFLLQFSNPLILILLVASGITALIKGPVDALIILAVVLINAIIGYIQESRAEKAIEALAQAMTTEATVIRAGERLRVSATELVPGDIVALQSGDKAPADMRLLRARDLQVAEAALTGESVPIKKEADAQLPVGVVLAERRTMVYASTLVTYGQGVGVVTATGDDTEVGRISRLISEAQELETPLTRKIAGFSRLLLYAVLALAAITFAIGVLRGESVVETFTAAVALTVAMIPEGLPAALTVTLAIGVSRMAQRRAIIRKLPAVETLGSVTVICSDKTGTLTQNQMTTQQIVAGGLHYTVTGAGYDPIGQILQQDKAVETLEGATALRECLLAGLLCNDSALVEKDGRWAAQGDPTEVALIVAARKGGLVAASLEKQLPRLDQIPFDSQHRYMATLHDALAERENVSTERVAYIKGAVEVILEKCVAALDADGQVVRLDPAQVHRDVEAIAAQGLRVLAFARASMPVGATSLGHTDVASNLTFLGLQAIIDPPREEVISAIGACQEAGIQVKMITGDHALTAAAIATQIGLAEPCPDATPPQDCVLTGKDLANYADARLIDAVERVAVFARVSPEQKLRLVEALQARGNVVAMTGDGVNDGPALKQADIGIAMGIAGTEVAKEAADMVLTDDNFATIEAAVEEGRGVFDNLTKIIVWVLPTNVGEGLILLFAVLLGIALPILPVHVLWINTVTASVLGLVLALEPKELGIMKRPPRAPNAPILTRELTWRVLLVGLCILVGAFGLYELDLWLGSDIAQARTVAVNAIVMIEVFYLFNCRSLTRSMFRIGVFSNRWVVIGIVTMVLLQLLFTYTPFMNTLLLTAPLSLADWARVLGVSLIAYLIVEFEKWMRNLK; from the coding sequence ATGCAGACGTTACTTGGGAAACATTGGTATCATTTACCTGCCACCGAGGTGCTGGAACTGCTGGAAAGCGACGCGCAGAAGGGGTTGGACATCTTTGAAGTACAGCATCGCCAGCACCGTTTTGGCCCCAACGTGTTGACCCCCAAGCGTGGCAGGAACCCCTTGATGCAGTTTCTGCTCCAATTCAGTAACCCGCTGATTCTGATCCTCCTGGTAGCCAGTGGGATCACCGCGCTCATCAAGGGGCCGGTTGATGCTTTGATTATCCTCGCCGTCGTATTGATCAATGCTATTATTGGATATATCCAAGAGTCCAGGGCAGAAAAAGCCATTGAGGCTTTAGCCCAGGCCATGACAACTGAGGCTACGGTCATCCGGGCCGGGGAGAGGCTACGCGTTTCGGCGACGGAACTGGTTCCCGGCGACATCGTGGCCCTTCAGTCTGGCGACAAGGCGCCTGCCGATATGCGTTTGCTCCGCGCGCGCGATCTCCAAGTTGCTGAAGCCGCGCTTACTGGAGAATCTGTGCCCATTAAGAAAGAAGCAGATGCGCAGTTACCGGTCGGGGTTGTGCTGGCCGAGCGCCGCACGATGGTTTATGCCTCCACGTTGGTGACCTATGGCCAGGGTGTAGGTGTTGTCACCGCCACCGGCGACGACACTGAGGTTGGGCGTATCTCTCGACTCATTTCCGAGGCGCAGGAACTGGAAACGCCGCTCACCCGCAAGATCGCCGGGTTCAGCCGGCTGCTACTTTATGCGGTGCTGGCTCTGGCCGCGATCACTTTTGCTATCGGTGTGCTGCGAGGGGAATCGGTGGTGGAAACTTTTACCGCAGCAGTGGCCCTGACCGTAGCCATGATTCCTGAAGGGCTGCCCGCCGCCCTGACCGTTACCCTGGCCATCGGCGTCTCGCGCATGGCGCAACGGCGGGCCATCATCCGCAAGTTGCCCGCCGTCGAGACACTGGGCAGCGTCACCGTCATCTGCTCGGATAAAACCGGCACGCTGACCCAGAACCAGATGACCACCCAACAAATCGTAGCCGGTGGGCTGCACTACACCGTCACCGGCGCCGGTTACGATCCCATCGGCCAAATCTTGCAGCAGGACAAGGCGGTTGAGACGCTGGAGGGAGCGACGGCGTTGCGGGAATGTCTATTGGCCGGCCTGCTGTGCAACGACAGCGCTCTTGTTGAAAAGGATGGACGCTGGGCAGCGCAAGGAGACCCAACCGAAGTGGCGTTGATCGTTGCGGCGCGCAAAGGAGGTCTGGTAGCGGCATCCCTCGAAAAGCAACTGCCTCGCCTGGATCAGATCCCCTTTGATTCGCAGCACCGGTACATGGCAACACTGCACGACGCATTGGCTGAACGAGAGAACGTTTCAACGGAGCGGGTGGCCTACATCAAAGGCGCTGTCGAGGTCATCCTGGAAAAATGCGTTGCGGCGCTTGATGCTGATGGACAGGTGGTTCGGCTTGATCCTGCCCAGGTTCACCGTGACGTTGAAGCCATAGCCGCACAAGGATTACGAGTTCTGGCCTTTGCCAGAGCAAGTATGCCGGTGGGGGCCACCTCTTTGGGACATACGGACGTCGCTTCTAACCTGACTTTTCTTGGCTTGCAGGCCATTATTGACCCGCCGCGCGAGGAAGTGATCTCGGCGATAGGCGCATGCCAGGAGGCGGGCATTCAGGTCAAGATGATTACCGGCGATCACGCCCTCACCGCCGCCGCGATTGCGACGCAAATCGGGCTGGCCGAGCCATGTCCTGATGCCACTCCGCCCCAGGATTGCGTGCTGACAGGAAAGGATCTAGCCAATTACGCCGACGCGCGGTTGATTGATGCGGTGGAGCGCGTGGCGGTTTTTGCCCGGGTGTCGCCGGAGCAAAAGCTGCGTCTGGTAGAGGCGCTTCAAGCTCGCGGCAACGTGGTCGCCATGACGGGGGATGGCGTGAACGACGGGCCGGCCCTCAAGCAGGCCGACATCGGTATCGCCATGGGCATCGCCGGCACCGAAGTGGCCAAAGAGGCTGCCGACATGGTGCTGACCGACGACAACTTTGCCACCATTGAGGCGGCAGTGGAAGAGGGGCGGGGCGTTTTTGATAATCTGACCAAGATCATCGTTTGGGTATTGCCCACCAATGTGGGTGAAGGGCTGATTCTTTTGTTCGCGGTTTTGCTTGGAATTGCGCTGCCCATCCTGCCTGTGCATGTGCTGTGGATCAACACGGTAACGGCAAGTGTGCTGGGTTTGGTGTTGGCCCTGGAACCCAAGGAGCTGGGCATTATGAAGCGTCCTCCGCGTGCTCCAAACGCGCCCATTCTCACGCGGGAATTGACGTGGCGCGTTTTGCTGGTTGGTTTGTGCATCTTGGTCGGGGCCTTTGGCCTGTACGAGCTGGACTTGTGGTTGGGGAGCGACATCGCCCAGGCCCGTACGGTAGCAGTTAACGCCATCGTGATGATTGAGGTATTTTATCTGTTCAACTGCCGTTCCCTTACCCGGTCAATGTTCCGCATAGGGGTCTTTTCGAATAGGTGGGTGGTAATCGGGATAGTTACAATGGTGCTGTTGCAGTTGCTATTCACCTATACCCCATTTATGAACACCTTGCTCCTCACCGCCCCGCTGAGTCTGGCAGATTGGGCGCGTGTGCTTGGA